Genomic DNA from Prunus persica cultivar Lovell chromosome G1, Prunus_persica_NCBIv2, whole genome shotgun sequence:
TATTCCACGGCCGTTGGTCTATGCAGTGTATCTTCGGTTTGTGTAATGGCGATGTAAGGTGGTCTTTGAGTAGAATTTCTCGACTCCTGCTATCTCTCGTCGAATAATTATGAATTATGCTATGGATTGGTTTACTATCTGTAATCATACTCTTGATCTTGTTGCGAAGCAGCTGGTCCATTTGCATTGGATTGCTTCCAAGTTCGGGATTTTGATGCAGGACGCGTATGAtctaaatttattagtttcctaacgtatttgttagtttcctaGATTCTCTAGTTTCCTAAATAACCACCCCCATAtagttctttaaaattcatatttgaatATTGAGTAAACATTTTCCTAGAACTCTCTGATTTCGTCCATTCGATCTATATTTCGTCTCCTCGATCTCTgatattcttctttgttttactGTTTCTGTCCTTTATCTCGTCTTTTCGAtctctatttcttcttctcgGTCTCTTATATTCTTCTCTGTGTTATTGTTTACCAAATTGATTGacttaattatttgacctaggatctgtagatattttgttttcacaaataccACGAGATGTCCTCACACTCAAAGAGTGTGATTAATCTCCATTCGAAGTTCGGTTTGCCCCTAGCCATAAAGTGCTTTCAACGAGTTTCAAATCTCTGCCATTGAGGCACCAGATAACTCAGTTAGAGATAGTGATTTGTCAACCGCACAACACCTTATGGCTGTGCCCTATTTCTTTTGATGATGAATAAAGTCCTCCTCATACTGCCGAGGTTTActcacccaaaaccaaaaaaaaaaaaaaaaaaaaaaaaaacagaggctGTTGTCAAAAGGATCCGGACAAAGGCATCACCGCCAAACATTATTGAATAGTAAATTGTAAACTGCTGACCAAAACACATTATTGGATTTGAGTAATATTTAATAAAAGCGTGCATACATTTCTAATGAAGCCTTAACCAAAGTTCcattttgatttcaaaatGTCCCCGAATTCAACAAACCAAGCCCGTCTCCAACAGCTAAAGGACTTTGACGAATCAAAAGCTGGTGTCAAAGGGATCGTTGACAAAGGCATCACAAAAATCCCATCAATTTTTGTCCGGCCCAAGGAATATTCCGCCGCCGGGGACCCAAGTTCCAGCCAACCAACCCGAACTCAGTTCAGTATCCCTATCGTGGATCTCGCTGACACTACCGGCCTGCATGATGACGTGGTCGCTGGAGTCCGGCAGGCAGCGGAGACTGTCGGGTTCTTCCAGGTGATGAACCATGGGATACCCAAGAGAGTGTTGGAGGAGATGTtggcggcggcgcgtgggttTCACGAGCTGCTGACAGAGGTGAAGGCTGAGTACTATAGTAGGGAGCAGATGAGGAAGGTCAAGTTCAGGAGTAACTTTGATTTGTATCAGACAAAGTTTGCTAGTTGGAGGGACAGTTTGTTTTGTGTCATGGGTCCTGAACCGCTTGATCCTAAAGAATTGCCTGACGTTTGCAGGTATATATGATTCCTCATAatcctatatttttttttttttccttttttgggttACTCATAGAATCCTATAGGCTTCATATCTCAGTAATGTACTATGTGTAATGCTAAGAGATAATGAAACATTTTTGTTGTTCTAACATGTTATGTTGCTAAATTGACAGTTTTTATTACTTAAGTAACCTGCATACATAGAGAATAGTTCGTGGACCAAACTCTCTAACTTGTACAAGTAATTATGGTTTCCCCATACATATGTTAAGATAGGGAGCATTGATTTGTGGAAAGTTGAAATTTGGATCTAGGTAAATGGGTGACAAATGATTCTCATCCCAGTTGGTgcatggttttttctttttctctgtgtTGATTTAATATGCAGAGACGCAACCATGGAGTACTCAGACTATGTTCACAAATTAGGTGTCACATTGTTTGAATTGCTATCTGAGGCACTTGGGCTGAAATCTGACCACCTTTTAGGCTTGGATTGTGCAAAGGGGCATGTAATTCTTAGCCACTACTATCCGCCATGCCCCGAGCCTGAACTGACTATGGGAACTACCAAACACTCTGATCCTTCTTTTCTCACCATACTACTTCAGGACCAAATTGGTGGCCTCCAGGTTCTGTATGAAAACCAGTGGGTTGATGTTCCTCCTGTTCCTGGAGCTCTAGTTGTGAACATTGGAGATCTGTTGCAGGCAAGCCCCTTTCTATGTTTCAGCATGGTTCTGTACTAATGATCCTCTAATTGCTCTGATGTGTAtagtatttgttttttagaGAGCCTTTTTCATCTATTTCAGGAAATTCTGTCTTCTATAAGATTGTTCTCTTGTGTCCTTTTTACTTTGTGTTGATAAATTGTTCTATTTAATGTTCTTGCAGCTTGTATCCAATGACAGGTTTAAGAGTGTGGAGCATCAAGTGCTTGCTAACCATGCAGGACCAAGAGTATCTGTTGCTTGTTTTTTCACCCTGAATTTTTACCCATCAACAAGGTTGTACGGCCCCATAAAGGAATTGTTGTCTGAAGATCATCCGCCTCTATACCGGGAAACCTCACTGCAAAACTTCAGTGCTCACTACGACGGAAAAGGGCTTGATGGGAACTCTGCACTAACACGTTTCAAGTGGCAGAGGCAACAATGAAATAAGTCACCTGTGCTGTAGATAAGTGGCTGTGAACATATGTTAAGAGTTCCTTCAAGTGGCAAAGGTCACAATGAAATAAGGCAAATATACCATATGCTTAAACTTTGCATTATGTTACAAACAAACCACATATGTTTGATAATGCAGTGCCCCTCTATTGATGCTTGTAGTTTATAAAGGCTGAAGCAGATTTGATTGCACAAATGGATCACCATTTTAATCTTTTGCACAACTTTGCTCACTCTAGTCTGtggcactctctctctctctctctctctctctctctctctctctctctctcgcatcttcttcttcatctgtaAAACACCCCTTTTCTGCAACTCCCTTTTGGTTCAGGGGCTTCCCTGGAACTAACCCCTTCGGCTAATAAACCGGGTGTGTCTCTCCCCCGTCGAGTTGTAGAGAGGATTCCCCCCCAATTTTTGCTGGGCTTTTGACTTTCTTGCCTCTTGGCAAGTTTTTGTCTCACCCCTAGGTTTTTCAGGGCTACTTCTTAGCCTTTTTGGGCTGATCTTGGCTAGATATAATGTGATCTCCCACTTTTGGCCCCCTGTGGTTNNNNNNNNNNNNNNNNNNNNNNNNNNNNNNNNNNNNNNNNNNNNNNNNNNNNNNNNNNNNNNNNNNNNNNNNNNNNNNNNNNNNNNNNNNNNNNNNNNNNTGAATTTTTGGGCTTTGAGTGTAGATCTCCTTTGATCTGTCTTCTGTGGAGGTGGAGTTGAAGCCTGTGGTGGGATCTACTATCTTATGGTGGTGTGGGATCGTGTATGGTGTTAGAGATGCTATGACTTTTATCTAAAGGTCAAGGTGGAATTTGAGTggtaagagcatccacaatgggaGGGTGTATAGGGggtgtatgttaaatatacacCCCTTGTTACTAGAATCATCTCCAATAAGGAGATGTAAAGGATTATAAACATACATCACCACTATGgagatataaaataaaatgtacaTTTGTATCTATTTTTACATCCTTTGCAGGCAGGACCCACCcgagaaaagagaggaaaaatgaagaaaagtttgCATCTATTTATACATATTTAGATTTACATCGTTTCCTATTGGAACAAAAAACGTATTTACATCCTCCGGCAGTGTAAAGGGAATGTACACCTCCGAAAATACACCCccccattgtggatgctctaaatGCTCTTTCACTTTATGGTGTTTTCATATCCGGAATGGACGAGAGTTGGTTCTCTGACATGATCTCTCAGTACTGATTGCAGAGTTCCCATTGATCCTGTCATCTTCCTCTCTGAGTAAGCTTGGTTTAAAATGTCAGTGGAGTTTTGCTCACTGTTCTTGCTTTAAATGTATTGTCTTGCTTAATTGTTTGGTTTATTGTTTGCAAGAACCCTCCTCTGGGCAGTGTTCTTCATGTACATTTTGTAATTGCCTCTATTATGAATGGATCTGGTTATTTctcaacaaataaaataaaataatttgaatcaTTCAAATGATTTAAATATCATCCCAGACGTAAGCCATGAGATAATCGAACATGCTTCCATTGACTGCCGATAGATTTGCTTCACCTTTTCTCTCAAGATTACGtagtttttcctttccttcaaATCTTAAGAAACCATTTTGACCAGACTAGAATATTGTTATTAGTAGCTTTGACCATCTTCAGGTCCAGCATTTGCACATCATCGCAATTTTTTCGTATAGACTACAATACAAGACagggaaaagagaaaggaaaatgacaagttTACAGATATCTTCTTTATTGGTTGGTTGCCTCATTGAGAGCCAAAAAAACCTTACTTGTGAAGGAATAGTAAAATAGTATTATTTTCGAGAGTTTCTCCCCATtaaagagagatagagagcagAGAGGCTGGTGGGTTGTGTAGTTGGTTGTAAATCCCAAagacaaaaacacaaaaaattaaaattaaaaaaaaatcagactttGTGGGCCAAATTGCCTTAGCAATTGGCCTAAGCCACCTCAAGAGAGATGAAAGTACGACCATATTTTGTAACTTAATCTGAAAGATCAACACTTCATCAAGTTTTCTTGTATTGAGCAGATCATGGATACCTCAGTTCTTGGCCGCAGAACATCATCACATGATGAAAACCAGTCTAAATACGACCGAGCAAAAGAGCTAAAAGCTTTTGATGACACAAAGGCTGGTGTGAAAGGCCTAGTTGATGCCGGCACACTTCATGTACCCAAGATATTCATAGGGCCACCCAACGAGCTCGCTCACTTCCCCACATGTCACCAACCCAACCTGCAAGTTCCTGTCATTGATCTCCAAGGCATCAACGGTGATCTCCACAAGCAGATTGTAGATGAAGTTAGGGCCGCGTCCGAAACATGGGGCTTTTTCCAAGTGGTCAACCATGAAGTCCCATTGACTGTGTTGGAAAATATGATCCAAGGAGTGCGCAAGTTTCATGAGCAGGATCTTGATGTGAAGAAAGAGTTCTATTCCCGTGATCGAGAAACAACTGTCAGATTCAATAGCAATTTTGATCTGTACAAATCAAAAGCAGCTAATTGGAGGGACACTCTGGCTTTTGCAAGGGCTGTTGTTGATCAGGACCCCAAACAACTCCCTTCAGTTTGTAGGTATTTGCTCAGAATccctttcaatttcattacttgtgttcttgattttgttgtattattttttaagttattGGTGGTCTAATTTAGACTGATTAACTTGGTGATTTTTACTGATTGGCTTGTCCcccaataattaaaatttgctCCTTCTGGGAACTGTGTTCATATGTGTTCTCACATCACAAATGTATTCTACCATTTCAACTGTAATGTTTCTTTGGAACCAATGGGTCTAGCCCATTAGAGACCCATTGGAAATTAAAGGATCTTGACTTGCAGACGAGTGGCCTCATGTTCAAACCCATACGGTACCTTAGTAGGGCTTGTTTGAGAAATTTCCTTCTCCTTgtagtttattaaaaaaaagaaaccccaACTTTTCAGATACTTTTTACCCATTTGTTCACTCCAAAATGCAGAGATGCAGTAATTGAATACACAAAGCATGTCAAAAGTTTGGGAGACCAACTCTTCGGATTGTTATCAGAGGCTCTTGGTCTCAAGCCTGACCACCTAAGGGAATTAGAATGTTCTAAAGATTATTCCTTTGTGTGCCACTACTATCCAGCATGCCCAGAACCAGAACTTACTCTGGGAAGTAGCAAGCACTCAGATCCTTCTTTCCTCACAATTCTTCTTCAAGACCAAATTGGTGGCCTCCAAGTTCTTCATGACAATCAATGGGTTAATGTTCACCCTATTTCAGGTGGCTTAGTAGTAAATATTGCTGACTTTCTTCAGGTTTGTTTACCCAATGCTAAGCACATTTCATTTTTCTGCTATTCACCAATTTTTCTAAGGCTTCCTAAATTTGTCCAGGCTATATCTAATGACAAGCTTCAGAGTGTTCAACATAGAGTGCTTGCAAACCGGGCCGGTCCAAGAGTTTCCATAGCTTGCTTTTTCACAGGACAGAGAACTGGAGCACTTGCCAAGTCCTATGGTCCAATCAAAGAGCTTATATCAGAAGAGAACCCTCCTCTGTATAGACATTTCTTGATAAGTGAATATTATGGCAAGTTCTTTTCTCAGGGGCTTGATGAGAAGTCTGGTCTTGACCATTTCAGGCTTTGAAGCCAACAATTTCCACTGGTTGACACTTTCAAAATGTAATAGTTATGGCTGAATTATGTTGTCTGATTACCACATTGTGAAGTTTCATGTACAACAAACAGTGATTGCTTTGTTAAAATAATTTCTGCCTAacttcatttcttttccttttgttaaAGTCTACAGCAGCTACAGATCCTCCTACATTGCCAAAAATTAAAGCTGTCACTTTTGTGGATTTTAGTGCTTGGTTTCTTTCTGTTCTTAGGTCTatgacaaatttatttttcagctCATTGTAGTGGTGGACAAGGAAATAATAATGACAACGTACGGGCCCTAATCTAAATAAGGAAATAATGGCAACTATTTGTTCAATCTCGGTTGATGAAACAAAATAACTGAGAAATTTTGGCTTGCCaaagcatttttatgattaTGTagaacttttttcttttttaatgcaAACGATggtctaaactacaaggggAGGAGATTTatcacacacactatcaaaGTGTTATGAGAGTTCAAATATGAAACTACTAATCTACAAGTCAAGaaaattccatttttcattGAACTAAACCCATTTTTCAAGGAAGTATTGCAACATTGGGGATTTCTTCATATACTCTGGAATCACTTTCCTCCAAATTATAAGTGTTAAACTAAGAATTCCTCGGCATTGTCTTCAATGGATGTCACCATCCAGAGCTCTATATAACGGTCCAATCAAGGAACTGCACAGTTTGAAAAATGCTACTTTCATTCAACCAATATCAACTATTATTTCACCAAATAATATTCACTgattcttttgttatttttttttctttctaatcaCGGATAAATATATGTATCCCTATATAACCGAAAATGACTAAAGATGCGTATTTTAAGGTCCAATGGACCTCCAAAAAGTCACGCTCGACGTTAGCCGAAGCCAAATCGACCCATGTTACTAGAGGATTAGGCTTGGGCCGAATTCTTGTGACCAGGTCCCATCGCGACCCTATCCATCATTtctgattttaaaatttgtcttttttaacttttgtaATCAGTTTTTTTACACACAAGCAATATTGGGAGAAGAAGTTTCGAATATGAGACCTTTAATGTATAAGTAATTGCTCTTAAGTACTTAAATTACAAACCTTTTAGAGCACTTCCAGAGATAAGGGTTGCCCAGGCAAAAGCCCTCTGGCTTCCCAAAACCCATCCTAGAGGTGCAAACCTGCCCGGGCAAATGTGGGCTGTACCTAAGCCTATGCAAGTTGATCTCATGCTGAAGTCATAATGATGTCAGCAACCAattaaaatacccaaaaaattgaaaaaaagaagaaagaaaaaaactaaaaatttcataatttttttttaattataaatacctagccatatttttcacttcccacaccaaaacttCGTACAAATTCCTCTcttcatatctcatgtgaataatgATTGTCCTTGAGTTGTCATTGCAATGGATGGAaatgcataaataaaaaaattgttaggGTTGTCACTATTTACATGAACAATAACTGCCCTTGTCTCtccttatctttttttatgaCAAATGAGTAAAAGTGCTCTTATCATTTTTGGAATATGTTGACGTAAATAAATttcttgagagaaaaaaaatgataatatccAAATAGGCTGGAACGCCAAGGATGCTAATAATAGGCAGGTCCAATTGCTCTCCACGTCCATTAGGTGGGTCTGAACTCTAAACAGGGTCTACTCATTATATTTGCTCCGCTGATCCGTTGACTGATTTGAGATGCCACGGGTTGGGTCGAATGGTCCGACGGCATCATGCGGGGATTAATTATACGCGCCTAGTGGCGCGTAGGGAGGAAGAAAACAGTTGATTATTCATTTCATGTTATGGGTGAAGCATGCCAGATTTGCCCACGCTATTTGACTGCAGGCATGttggttgagagagagagagagctttagAATCCCAGTTTTGGTTTGGCTGATGTTATCTTGATTAATTAAGCTTCGCAACTCTCTCTcgctccctctctctctctcttaaattGCAGTCCAAGTTCTCTTCTTTTCACAATAATCAAATTTCCCAGTTGTATACCAAGTCTTCTCTGGGTTAACTGATTTTTGGGTCTTCTGTGTACTTTTATTCTGAAAGCAATAGTAGGTTGGTGAGGTTTGTGATTTTTAGTTTGTGGGTGATGTGGTTTGCGTTTCAATGTTAAGGAAAGATGGGTGCTTTCTCTGACCCATTAAGAATCtgatacttttttgggttttgagagaacaaGGAAATGAAGGATTTTCCTGGGACGCCTGGGACTTTGACAGGGCTTCTTCTCAGGATTTCCCAATGCGTCTTTGCTGCTGGGTCTATTGCTTCCATGGCTACCACTGCCAGCTTCTTCAATTTCACAGCTTTCTGGTATTGCTTTCCTTTCCCAACTCACTGATTTGTTTCCAATATTTTGATTACAGAAGGAAGAATAGATGGGATTGAAACACTCTTGATTCTTGAAATTTTCCTAAATAAAATGTAAGCAGAAGGAATTTAGAAGTTCCTCTGCATCACTAGAGAACCAAAACTTGAATACAAATTAGAATTAGATGTACCAAATGTTCTGGGCAGTGTTCTTCTTTGGCCTTGTTTTGTTAGTTATTATCAGCTCAGTTTTGTGTAACCTGATTCTGTAGGCTTATGGGACAGATTTCAGCATCTCTTGATGCACATGCCATTTCTTGTCctgaaaaaaatttgtaatattTGTTTTAAGGCAATGCTCATTTTGCAGCTACCTGATTGCTTCAATGGGTCTGCAAGTCATCTGGAGTTTAGTGCTGGCATTTCTAGATGCATATTCCTTAGTGAAAAAGAAGGTCCTCCACAACCCTGTATTGGTTAGCCTCTTTGTAGTTGGAGACTGGGTCAGACTCTACAAATTCTTGACTTCCTTACATGAAAATCTTGTGTGTCCATATAATGCTTGTCATTTAACAGCTtactcttttccttttccaacaGGTTACAGCAACACTGTCTCTTGCAGCAGCTTCTGCCTCAGCTGGCATAACTGTGTTGTACTTTAGTGACTTGAGCCACTGCAATTTTGGGGAGGAATGTCAAAAATACCAGATGGCAGTTGCATTGGCGTACCTGAGCTGGGTAACAATTGCAATTTCTTCTCTAATTATGCTCTGGCTATTGGCAGCATGTTAGACCACTTGTTTGTATAGGCCATAGGATTTGTTTCATCTCATTGTAGCCCTTCTTTgtcatatatatttctttcctttttttcttcagaacAGAAACAAGAAATTGCAGTGTCaatagaaaaggaaacaaactgGATAGAACATAGCAGTACAATATTAAAAACTTACTCTCATTATGTTGTCTTTCCATTGGAAGAAGTGGGATTAGAGTTGGGAAACAGTTGTATCAAACTGGAATTATAAAACGGATATACATTTACTTGTAAAGTTGAAGGATTAGCAGAAGGAATTACTACTTTTTCTGTCGATTTTGTCCAAATTGATGTCcaaattgatgatgatgtgaaTTGGTTAGTGGCAGAAAGATCCTCATGAGTTTGTAATATTATTGAGGAGAAAGGCAGAGAATATATGCTTTTTTCCTTCCAGTTTTCCACTATGAGTTAGCTAACAATGATTTTGCATACAATAACTTAAACTATATCTGTATTGTTGGTGTGGCATCTTGCCACTacatcttcattttcttttctaatacCAAAACAATAGCATGCTTGCTTCCAGTGAGCAAATTGCCATCTAAGTTCAGTGGTCCTCACTCCTCATATGTCTACTTGATGCATTTTGTTCGAATCCCACTGGAGGTATGctattttatacaaaaagcTACAGGAACCCATGGCTTGCTGGAAAGTGTGTCCATTTATTATATCAGTTTTATTAAACAAGTGTGCTTTAATCTTGCTTATGTTTGAGCAAGACACTTGCTTTGTGTCATTGGTATTTGTAATAGTTTGGTAGGTATGTGTATTTGTGGAATGTGGTGTTGGCATAGGTCTGCAACAAATTAAACCTTGTGTCTTTCAAAGCAGTCTTCTCTGAAATTGATGGACCATCATATTGTGGGATAAGCGGCAGCAAGCAAGGCTGCAAGAGAAGTGTGTCTGTCTACCAACAAAAGTAAGTGGAAGCAGACAATGTTGGGTTAGTGGTTAGTGAGGGCCCAATGGCAGGTGAAAGTCAGAGAATCCCAATAACCTATCAGGCACTACTTTAGACACATTGTCATCGCTTATCATAACCCATTTGTCTCTCTAAAACtaaatttagaagaaaaacacTCGAGTGCAACTTAAAAAACTTATGTGAAATAGCGATACAATTAAAGACTGTCACGTTAGAAAGATATCAGGGGTGGTATATCGCGATTGGAGGATAGTAAAAGAGTGGTGctaaacaaattataaaattaattgagtataccttataatttaagttaattttaatattttaatcaaattgtaaaattaattaagtgcactctatttaactaccaaaataGCTCTAGTACAACACTCTAAGAGCAAGTCCAGCGCATCGCCCAAACCGAGTGAAAGGGCCCCCAGGCCAGCCCGAAGTAGCTCCAGCGCGAGAAAGGAAGCCCGGGCAGCAGCTGGGTCCCACGAGCCTGGGCAGGCCCAATGGCAACTTCAGCCTGGGCTTGAGCCCGAGTTGGCTGACGTCAGCGTACGcagaattcaaattttttttaccgttgacGCGTGAAttacacgcgccaacggtaaaaaaaatttaaactccacgcgctgacgtcagccctGACAGCAACCAACGGTAAAAAGCCACGTGTCGCGCCAGGGACGCTCCTATGgatttttttccagaaatccgacggtcctcttttttttgctaaaaaaattgcaaaaaaattctgaaaaattctgaaattttttaaaaaaaataccaaaaaattcaatattttttccctataaatacctaaccattttatttactttccacacaaaatcttcatacaattcttctccatccccaatattttttactctccactcacattattcaCTTTTCTCACCAATTCTCCACACAAActattctccttccaatatttcttACTCTTCACtcatatttttcacttcccacaccaattctccatacaaactcttctccttccaatattttttatcctccactcacatttttctactactttccatttgtaaaaaaaaaaaaaaaatggcctCTTCTGTCGAAACCGGGGATTCGTGGTCAACTcaggaagatattgcgttgtgtCACTCTTGGGTGAACATTAGTCATGACcctatcacgggcaatgagatgaagttccatcatatgtggagcaaaattcatggagaattttgtcaaagatcgggttccattcggaccgaaatggcgttgtctagtagatggaaaCTTCTGAATAAAGATTTAGGCAAATGaagaaatgccttgacaaaagcaaggGAGAACATTCGAAGCGGTCAAAATCTAtccgatgaggtaaaatatttataataccattttcatcaatttaatgtaactttttatttttgacatattctatttctttttcttgcataattttttttttctttttgcatgtccaatttgtctatattttcttgcataattaa
This window encodes:
- the LOC18789809 gene encoding uncharacterized protein LOC18789809 translates to MKMISGYTANGDRLQQLKAFDESKSGVKGIVDKGITKVPPIFVRPPEFCGGDKPNSGHRTRTQFSVPVVDLADTVGQRADVVAGVRRAAETVGFFQVVNHGIPKRVLDEMLAAARGFHELPREVKSEYYSRELLRKVKFGSNFDLYQSRFANWRDSLFCVMSPEPLDPQELPLICRDITMEYSENVHKMGVTLFELLSEALGLKPDHLIGLDCAKGHLVLSHYYPPCPEPELTMGTSKHSDPDFLTILLQDQIGGLQVLYENQWIDVPPVPGALVVNIGDLLQLVSNDRFKSVEHQVLANHAGPRVSIACFFTLHLHPSTRLYGPIKELLSEDRPPVYKETSLKDFIAYYDEKGLDGNSALTYFKCQRFHFDFKMSPNSTNQARLQQLKDFDESKAGVKGIVDKGITKIPSIFVRPKEYSAAGDPSSSQPTRTQFSIPIVDLADTTGLHDDVVAGVRQAAETVGFFQVMNHGIPKRVLEEMLAAARGFHELLTEVKAEYYSREQMRKVKFRSNFDLYQTKFASWRDSLFCVMGPEPLDPKELPDVCRDATMEYSDYVHKLGVTLFELLSEALGLKSDHLLGLDCAKGHVILSHYYPPCPEPELTMGTTKHSDPSFLTILLQDQIGGLQVLYENQWVDVPPVPGALVVNIGDLLQLVSNDRFKSVEHQVLANHAGPRVSVACFFTLNFYPSTRLYGPIKELLSEDHPPLYRETSLQNFSAHYDGKGLDGNSALTRFKWQRQQ
- the LOC18789799 gene encoding 1-aminocyclopropane-1-carboxylate oxidase homolog 1 isoform X1, coding for MDTSVLGRRTSSHDENQSKYDRAKELKAFDDTKAGVKGLVDAGTLHVPKIFIGPPNELAHFPTCHQPNLQVPVIDLQGINGDLHKQIVDEVRAASETWGFFQVVNHEVPLTVLENMIQGVRKFHEQDLDVKKEFYSRDRETTVRFNSNFDLYKSKAANWRDTLAFARAVVDQDPKQLPSVCSGSSPLETHWKLKDLDLQTSGLMFKPIRDAVIEYTKHVKSLGDQLFGLLSEALGLKPDHLRELECSKDYSFVCHYYPACPEPELTLGSSKHSDPSFLTILLQDQIGGLQVLHDNQWVNVHPISGGLVVNIADFLQAISNDKLQSVQHRVLANRAGPRVSIACFFTGQRTGALAKSYGPIKELISEENPPLYRHFLISEYYGKFFSQGLDEKSGLDHFRL
- the LOC18789799 gene encoding 1-aminocyclopropane-1-carboxylate oxidase homolog 1 isoform X2; the protein is MDTSVLGRRTSSHDENQSKYDRAKELKAFDDTKAGVKGLVDAGTLHVPKIFIGPPNELAHFPTCHQPNLQVPVIDLQGINGDLHKQIVDEVRAASETWGFFQVVNHEVPLTVLENMIQGVRKFHEQDLDVKKEFYSRDRETTVRFNSNFDLYKSKAANWRDTLAFARAVVDQDPKQLPSVCRDAVIEYTKHVKSLGDQLFGLLSEALGLKPDHLRELECSKDYSFVCHYYPACPEPELTLGSSKHSDPSFLTILLQDQIGGLQVLHDNQWVNVHPISGGLVVNIADFLQAISNDKLQSVQHRVLANRAGPRVSIACFFTGQRTGALAKSYGPIKELISEENPPLYRHFLISEYYGKFFSQGLDEKSGLDHFRL
- the LOC18792232 gene encoding CASP-like protein 5B3, which codes for MKDFPGTPGTLTGLLLRISQCVFAAGSIASMATTASFFNFTAFCYLIASMGLQVIWSLVLAFLDAYSLVKKKVLHNPVLVSLFVVGDWVTATLSLAAASASAGITVLYFSDLSHCNFGEECQKYQMAVALAYLSWVTIAISSLIMLWLLAAC